Proteins co-encoded in one Acidobacteriota bacterium genomic window:
- a CDS encoding M1 family metallopeptidase — translation MKKISIFLTIVLFALPMFAQRQLGVKPTETGGPLTFEQSVYDVLDYDITVAADPADQSIKGTTVMTARIVIPTNVIVLDLDTPFTIEKATEGGKDVHFQRKEGKIWIWFPMTKQVGETLKTSITYSGKPRIAPNPPWVGGFMWKKTPNGADWISVALQNDGADLLFPCKDHPSDKPATSSMHITVPDPLIAVGPGRYVAVRKNSNGTSTFDWRMTNPISNYSLVFNAAPYKLIEDTVKSVTGEIMPIKFYILPEDFEKGPSLIAEQKKYVAFFEKFLGPYPFRSQKIGIVETPHLGMEHSTAIAYGNGFKYDKTGADWLLLHEFGHEWWANLVTASDWRDFWIHEGFQSFMDTLWVEETQGKDAYFAAMKNRAKGFKNKQPVAPREAKIAYQVYMSEPDYLNSDGDIYGKGAYFLHTLRYLIGDEAFFKALRHMAYPTKEMETYTDGRQTRLVNTDDFLTIAEQDSGMKLGWLFEMYLRQPKLPRLSVSGTGAGSSGTLRLSWETPNNIPFPMPIDIEIDGKIQRVEMKDGKATVSYTGSIPVIDPKGWVLKAENPVAPPKN, via the coding sequence ATGAAAAAGATCTCAATTTTCCTAACTATCGTTCTTTTCGCCCTACCCATGTTCGCTCAGCGTCAGCTCGGGGTGAAACCAACCGAGACCGGCGGTCCGTTAACCTTTGAGCAATCGGTCTATGACGTACTCGATTACGACATCACGGTCGCCGCCGATCCTGCCGACCAGTCGATAAAAGGAACGACCGTTATGACGGCCCGGATAGTGATACCGACGAACGTCATCGTTCTCGATCTCGACACGCCTTTCACGATCGAGAAGGCAACGGAAGGCGGTAAGGACGTACACTTTCAACGCAAGGAAGGGAAGATCTGGATCTGGTTCCCGATGACCAAACAGGTCGGGGAGACGTTGAAAACGTCGATCACTTATTCAGGTAAACCGCGTATCGCTCCAAATCCTCCGTGGGTCGGCGGCTTTATGTGGAAGAAAACGCCAAATGGTGCCGATTGGATCTCGGTCGCCCTGCAAAACGACGGCGCCGATCTGCTTTTCCCGTGTAAGGATCATCCGTCGGACAAACCTGCGACTTCGTCGATGCACATCACGGTTCCCGACCCGCTGATCGCGGTCGGCCCGGGCCGATATGTCGCTGTTCGTAAAAACAGCAACGGCACATCCACCTTTGACTGGCGAATGACGAATCCGATCTCGAATTACTCGCTCGTTTTCAACGCCGCTCCATACAAACTGATCGAGGATACAGTTAAAAGCGTTACGGGTGAGATCATGCCGATCAAGTTCTACATCCTTCCCGAAGATTTCGAAAAAGGCCCGAGCCTGATCGCTGAACAGAAGAAATACGTCGCATTTTTCGAGAAATTTCTCGGGCCGTACCCTTTCCGTTCGCAAAAGATCGGAATCGTCGAAACGCCGCATCTCGGTATGGAACACTCGACCGCGATCGCCTATGGTAACGGCTTCAAATACGACAAAACCGGCGCAGACTGGCTGCTACTTCACGAATTCGGCCACGAATGGTGGGCAAATCTCGTGACCGCCAGCGATTGGCGTGATTTCTGGATCCACGAAGGGTTTCAGTCCTTTATGGACACGCTCTGGGTAGAGGAAACTCAGGGTAAGGATGCCTATTTCGCCGCCATGAAAAACCGTGCGAAAGGCTTCAAAAACAAACAGCCCGTCGCTCCGCGCGAAGCCAAGATCGCCTATCAGGTCTATATGTCCGAGCCTGATTACCTCAATTCCGACGGCGACATCTACGGCAAAGGAGCTTATTTCCTACATACGCTCCGCTACCTCATCGGCGACGAAGCCTTCTTCAAAGCCCTCCGCCACATGGCCTACCCGACCAAGGAAATGGAAACCTACACCGACGGCCGCCAAACACGCCTCGTCAACACCGACGATTTCCTGACCATCGCCGAACAGGATTCGGGGATGAAGCTGGGTTGGTTGTTTGAGATGTATTTGAGACAGCCGAAGCTCCCAAGACTCAGCGTTTCCGGAACTGGTGCCGGCTCATCGGGCACGCTTCGACTAAGTTGGGAAACTCCAAACAACATCCCTTTCCCGATGCCGATCGACATCGAGATCGATGGCAAGATCCAACGAGTCGAGATGAAGGACGGAAAAGCGACGGTTTCATATACTGGTTCAATCCCAGTTATCGACCCAAAAGGGTGGGTTTTGAAGGCCGAAAATCCTGTTGCACCTCCTAAGAATTAG
- a CDS encoding peptidylprolyl isomerase has product MFGRLLFTLMFAVLFFVPAAKAQVVALPSPTPAKPEPPKTNARPEATPAVEPFDKADVKAMASKCVKLETESGDIQAEMYPESAPESVRNFLNLVAIGALDTTTFSRVVPNFVIQGGNIWTRTGGVTRDLGARARKTIPDEPNKILHERGILSMARSEEPNTATSNFFILVSNGSHLDGKFAAFGRVTTGMEVVDAINKAPVTEEKPEKPVRIKKASIQPCAPVPTAQ; this is encoded by the coding sequence ATGTTTGGACGCCTTTTATTTACGTTAATGTTCGCTGTTTTGTTTTTTGTCCCGGCCGCAAAGGCTCAGGTCGTGGCTCTTCCGTCGCCGACTCCAGCAAAACCAGAACCACCCAAAACAAATGCCCGGCCCGAAGCAACGCCTGCCGTAGAGCCCTTCGACAAGGCCGACGTTAAGGCCATGGCGTCAAAATGCGTTAAGCTAGAGACGGAATCAGGCGACATCCAGGCCGAGATGTATCCCGAAAGCGCACCGGAATCTGTTCGTAATTTTCTAAATCTAGTCGCGATCGGAGCTTTGGACACGACGACTTTCAGCCGCGTGGTACCGAATTTTGTCATTCAGGGCGGCAATATCTGGACGCGAACCGGCGGCGTCACCCGCGATCTCGGCGCACGCGCACGCAAAACCATTCCCGACGAACCAAACAAGATCCTGCACGAACGCGGCATTCTCTCAATGGCCCGCAGTGAAGAGCCAAATACCGCGACTAGCAATTTCTTTATTTTGGTTAGCAACGGCTCGCATCTTGACGGCAAATTTGCCGCCTTCGGCCGTGTAACGACCGGAATGGAGGTGGTCGATGCGATCAACAAAGCTCCTGTGACCGAGGAAAAGCCGGAAAAACCAGTTAGGATCAAGAAAGCATCGATCCAACCCTGCGCACCTGTACCAACCGCTCAATAA
- a CDS encoding tetratricopeptide repeat protein, whose product MLDLMQNRIEVFEQMLAADPENTMVMFGLAKEYEKLEQHAKVIDLLETYLAKYDDEGNAYGVLANAYNRSGKREKAIETYKKGIDVAMSHGHPSMANEYRMTLDLDFAD is encoded by the coding sequence ATGCTAGACCTCATGCAAAACCGCATCGAAGTCTTTGAACAAATGTTGGCCGCCGATCCTGAGAACACAATGGTGATGTTCGGCCTCGCTAAGGAATACGAAAAGCTTGAGCAGCACGCGAAAGTGATCGATCTGCTCGAAACCTATCTCGCCAAATACGATGACGAAGGCAATGCCTACGGTGTCCTCGCAAATGCCTATAATCGCTCAGGCAAGCGCGAAAAAGCGATCGAAACCTACAAAAAAGGCATCGACGTGGCGATGTCACACGGCCATCCGTCGATGGCCAATGAGTATCGGATGACGTTGGATCTGGATTTTGCGGATTAA
- a CDS encoding PD40 domain-containing protein encodes MTDKSNNASHLYCFGDFQLDTVERTLRRDGEMIVLPPRVFDTLTLLVERHGTVISKREMMDAIWKDAFVEESNLTQNIYLLRKTLGKTEDYKDWIETLPRKGYVFRGSVEHGGGYPAAASEPRTTKARKDRRLLFVAGIVGLLILAGLGTGAYFVSKRESSGSVERKPVFRKLTAAGTAEFPVIAPDGHSFAFVREGYLYIQPIDKDEPKLIKLPENTKCGFIQFTPDGRSIAFRAESRFVMGGDIYAIGIDGGEPKVIAKNVWSGISFSRDGKQAAFIRDQRESNRHSVVIEDLATGAERELASVSEPTSYVLFGAPAWSSDGSKIVVSTISRESQAPRSQLVVYDVFSSAVQEFAPRPLRRFEQAVWLPDGSAILTIAREGQTYFQIWKISYPDGRLSRVTNDNNIYRSISISADGKRVISGDYTTFSHVWAASAANFNAQKQITFGNLSRDGILGMQWTPDGSVIYSSRVFGNVDLWKAGPGELDRVQLTKESGDVNANPALSPDGKTLYFTSTRTGTSQIWRMDASGGTQTQITFGDKENNTQPQLSPDGQTMYYIRRSRDGSTVMRTSLANGETQPVENTGSISPERLVLSPDGSLLAACEIKGRSDESDEGGQIQYTIIPVRGGESRSLKLPTEQFTWSPDSKSIDYAESVGGEARIMRQALDGGTPTVLYSERAATINMLSWNREGSSLAISKGRRLYDVILISEF; translated from the coding sequence ATGACCGATAAGTCTAATAACGCTAGCCATTTATACTGTTTTGGCGACTTTCAACTGGATACCGTTGAGCGGACGCTGCGCCGTGACGGCGAGATGATCGTCCTGCCGCCAAGGGTGTTCGATACGCTAACGCTGCTCGTCGAGCGACACGGAACAGTGATCTCAAAGCGCGAAATGATGGACGCGATATGGAAGGACGCGTTCGTCGAGGAAAGCAATCTCACGCAGAATATCTACCTGCTGCGAAAAACGCTTGGCAAAACTGAAGACTACAAAGATTGGATCGAGACGCTTCCGCGTAAAGGATATGTGTTCAGAGGCAGTGTCGAACACGGCGGCGGTTATCCAGCAGCTGCGAGCGAGCCGAGGACGACAAAGGCGAGGAAAGACCGCCGTCTGTTATTTGTTGCCGGCATTGTTGGTTTGCTGATTTTGGCTGGACTTGGGACCGGAGCTTATTTTGTTTCTAAGCGAGAATCGAGCGGCTCGGTTGAACGAAAGCCGGTCTTTCGCAAGCTAACCGCTGCAGGAACTGCAGAGTTTCCCGTGATCGCTCCCGATGGCCACTCTTTTGCCTTTGTCCGCGAAGGCTATCTCTATATCCAGCCGATCGATAAGGATGAGCCGAAACTCATCAAACTGCCGGAGAATACAAAGTGCGGATTTATTCAGTTCACACCTGACGGACGCTCAATAGCATTTCGGGCGGAAAGCCGTTTCGTTATGGGCGGCGACATTTATGCGATCGGGATAGACGGCGGCGAGCCAAAGGTGATCGCGAAGAATGTTTGGAGCGGCATTAGTTTTTCGCGGGACGGAAAGCAGGCGGCATTTATCCGCGATCAGCGCGAATCAAACAGGCATAGCGTTGTTATCGAGGATCTTGCCACCGGAGCCGAAAGGGAGCTGGCGAGTGTCAGCGAACCGACTAGCTACGTCTTGTTCGGAGCACCCGCCTGGTCGTCGGATGGCAGCAAGATCGTCGTGTCAACGATTAGCCGCGAAAGCCAAGCCCCACGTTCACAACTGGTCGTTTATGACGTTTTCAGCTCGGCAGTCCAGGAATTTGCCCCGCGACCGCTTCGTAGATTTGAACAGGCAGTATGGCTGCCAGATGGCAGCGCGATACTCACCATCGCTCGCGAGGGCCAAACGTATTTTCAGATATGGAAGATCTCATACCCGGACGGACGGCTCAGTCGCGTAACTAACGACAACAATATCTATCGCAGCATCTCGATCTCAGCCGATGGCAAGCGGGTCATATCCGGCGACTACACAACATTTTCGCACGTCTGGGCGGCCTCTGCGGCTAATTTCAATGCTCAAAAACAGATCACCTTTGGCAATCTCAGCCGGGACGGCATTCTGGGAATGCAGTGGACTCCGGACGGTAGCGTCATTTATTCCTCCAGAGTATTCGGCAATGTCGATCTTTGGAAGGCTGGTCCCGGCGAACTAGATCGCGTACAACTAACCAAAGAGTCTGGTGATGTTAACGCCAATCCCGCCCTTTCGCCGGACGGCAAGACGCTATATTTCACATCGACGCGAACCGGAACCTCGCAAATTTGGCGAATGGACGCAAGCGGCGGGACCCAGACACAGATCACTTTTGGCGACAAAGAGAACAACACTCAACCACAATTGTCTCCGGACGGCCAAACTATGTACTATATCCGCCGCTCCCGCGACGGATCGACGGTAATGAGGACCTCGCTTGCTAATGGAGAAACTCAGCCCGTTGAAAACACCGGCTCCATTTCTCCCGAACGCCTCGTTCTCTCACCGGACGGAAGCCTTTTGGCGGCGTGCGAAATAAAGGGCAGGTCAGACGAAAGTGATGAGGGCGGCCAGATCCAATACACGATAATACCCGTCCGCGGTGGTGAATCACGCTCGCTCAAGCTGCCGACAGAACAGTTCACCTGGTCGCCGGATAGTAAAAGCATCGATTACGCAGAGAGTGTAGGCGGCGAAGCTCGGATCATGCGGCAAGCTCTCGATGGCGGGACGCCGACCGTTCTGTATTCGGAGAGGGCCGCAACGATCAACATGCTCTCGTGGAATCGCGAAGGCTCGTCCCTCGCCATCTCTAAAGGCCGACGCCTGTATGACGTTATCCTGATTTCCGAATTCTAA
- a CDS encoding radical SAM protein has translation MRQIINPPNPYNKYTSEYVGEPPPTKLKIFEETATKKMITKAFASDWEGGWRYTVNCYRGCIHGCTYCFARQYHEYLGYGAGTDFETKIVVKPNAPQLLRQELKKTRDKMPHLDFSFATDPYLPLEASYELTRRCLEVCVDFQVPVGVITKAPLVTRDIDLLQKLKKVSVFFSLPFLTKERSNPFEPYTPVPEARFRAMRTLADAGITVGIGIAPVIPGYNESDIPGLLERAKESGATRAFMSMLHLDTDSIESYFVEKMHERLPPTRVTKIINTMKRERGGSLRHATYKDRMTGKTEQWEVTTKLFEFHAKRLGFKQQEKPVEEEAVLAAPQQLRLF, from the coding sequence GTGCGACAGATAATTAACCCTCCAAATCCCTACAACAAATATACATCTGAATACGTCGGCGAACCGCCGCCGACCAAGCTTAAGATCTTTGAGGAGACCGCGACCAAGAAGATGATCACGAAGGCGTTCGCGTCCGATTGGGAAGGCGGCTGGCGTTACACGGTCAACTGCTACCGCGGGTGCATACACGGCTGCACTTACTGTTTTGCGCGGCAGTATCACGAGTATCTGGGCTATGGAGCCGGAACGGATTTTGAGACAAAGATCGTCGTAAAACCGAACGCTCCGCAATTGCTCCGACAGGAGCTGAAAAAAACGCGCGACAAAATGCCGCATTTGGATTTTTCTTTCGCGACGGATCCGTATCTGCCGCTTGAGGCGAGTTATGAGCTGACGCGCAGGTGTTTGGAGGTATGCGTTGATTTTCAGGTGCCGGTTGGCGTGATAACGAAAGCGCCGCTGGTGACCCGCGACATCGACCTTTTGCAAAAATTGAAAAAGGTCTCCGTCTTTTTCTCGCTTCCTTTTCTGACGAAAGAAAGGTCAAACCCGTTCGAACCGTACACGCCGGTTCCAGAGGCGCGGTTTCGGGCGATGCGAACGCTTGCGGATGCAGGAATTACGGTCGGGATCGGAATCGCGCCCGTCATTCCCGGCTATAACGAATCTGACATTCCGGGTTTGCTTGAACGTGCAAAGGAATCCGGAGCTACCCGAGCATTTATGTCGATGCTGCATCTCGATACCGATTCGATCGAGTCGTATTTTGTCGAAAAAATGCACGAACGCCTGCCGCCCACACGCGTCACCAAGATCATCAACACCATGAAACGCGAACGCGGCGGCTCGCTAAGGCACGCTACCTACAAAGACCGCATGACGGGCAAAACCGAACAGTGGGAAGTGACGACAAAGCTGTTTGAGTTTCACGCAAAGCGGCTCGGATTCAAGCAGCAAGAAAAACCGGTGGAGGAAGAGGCAGTTTTAGCGGCTCCTCAGCAATTGCGGCTTTTCTAG
- a CDS encoding GNAT family N-acetyltransferase, which translates to MNPVSIRQATVEDAKPLTDLAYTTFWDAFAHHPKNAPDDLNHYMRQAFTVEQIAEELADENSIFLIAEIEGKSAGYAKLIIGSIEDGIMATRPVELSRLYSHQEFLGKGVGQNLMDACFEFAKHNNHDVMWLGVWEYNPRAQRFYEKNGFCEVGKHTFQLGSDPQTDLLMQKEL; encoded by the coding sequence ATGAATCCAGTTTCTATCCGCCAAGCCACCGTTGAAGATGCAAAACCTCTGACCGATCTTGCATACACCACCTTCTGGGACGCCTTTGCACATCATCCAAAAAACGCTCCCGACGACCTTAATCACTACATGCGGCAGGCATTCACGGTCGAGCAGATCGCCGAGGAACTTGCTGACGAGAATTCTATTTTCCTGATCGCCGAGATCGAAGGAAAATCCGCCGGTTACGCAAAGCTGATCATCGGCAGTATCGAGGATGGCATTATGGCGACCCGGCCGGTCGAGCTGTCACGGCTCTATTCGCATCAAGAGTTCCTAGGCAAAGGCGTAGGACAGAATCTGATGGATGCGTGCTTTGAATTTGCAAAGCACAACAACCATGACGTTATGTGGCTCGGCGTCTGGGAATACAACCCGCGGGCACAGCGGTTCTATGAAAAGAACGGCTTTTGCGAGGTTGGGAAACACACTTTTCAGCTTGGGTCGGATCCACAGACGGATCTGTTGATGCAGAAGGAACTATAG
- a CDS encoding winged helix-turn-helix domain-containing protein, producing the protein MDDSSADIIYEFGSFRADIVGRRLYCGADVLPLSSKAFDTLTVLLRNSGKALTREALIDAVWDDTVVEGNNLNQQISALRKAFGENKFIVTVPGKGYSFVVPVRRAYFAEVCEKPRASRTRIRAFDFDNGRWTGFTIAILYIIAFCLPFLVSAVRNAVSGNRSQSLAVLQFKADRGDEFIGQGISETLRARLGSVADLTVRPGSTVSTDRDVMAAGRELNDDSVVTGSVQRADNRIRITVEMVDIDDARIVWAKTFDDDAANIFALQDSIVGEVASVLRVRLTSGVYNFSIGAFQTQAS; encoded by the coding sequence ATGGACGATAGCTCTGCGGACATTATTTACGAATTTGGCTCTTTCCGGGCTGATATCGTCGGACGTCGGTTGTATTGCGGAGCAGACGTGCTTCCGCTAAGTTCAAAGGCGTTCGATACGCTCACCGTCCTGCTCAGAAATTCGGGTAAGGCCCTGACCCGCGAAGCTCTTATAGACGCAGTTTGGGACGACACCGTTGTCGAGGGCAACAACCTGAATCAGCAGATATCCGCGCTCAGAAAAGCTTTCGGCGAAAATAAATTTATCGTAACTGTTCCGGGGAAAGGATACAGCTTCGTTGTTCCGGTTCGTCGAGCTTATTTCGCTGAGGTTTGCGAGAAACCGCGAGCATCGAGGACGCGAATTCGTGCTTTTGATTTCGATAACGGAAGATGGACGGGATTTACGATCGCGATCCTGTACATCATCGCGTTTTGCTTGCCGTTCTTGGTTTCGGCGGTTCGAAATGCCGTTTCGGGGAATCGATCGCAGAGTCTTGCCGTGCTGCAATTCAAGGCCGATCGAGGTGATGAATTTATCGGGCAGGGTATCAGCGAGACGCTGCGTGCACGACTTGGCAGTGTAGCGGATCTAACGGTCCGTCCTGGTTCGACGGTAAGTACCGACCGTGATGTAATGGCTGCCGGACGCGAGTTGAATGATGACTCAGTCGTGACAGGTTCGGTTCAGCGGGCCGACAACCGTATTCGCATCACGGTCGAAATGGTCGATATTGATGATGCGCGTATTGTTTGGGCGAAGACTTTTGATGACGATGCGGCGAATATATTCGCTCTTCAGGACTCGATCGTGGGAGAGGTCGCAAGCGTGCTGCGCGTTCGTTTGACGTCTGGTGTCTATAATTTTTCGATCGGAGCCTTTCAAACCCAAGCTTCCTAA
- a CDS encoding acyl-CoA dehydrogenase: protein MNTATAAALSNVGLTVLSEEEELFRASVREFAEGEVRPRVEQMEHASKLDPDLIKQCFELGLMAIESPEEYGGAGSTIFNAIIAIEEIARVDASLSVFVDVHNTLVTNAFMRWGNDDLKKKYLTQMAESKVGAFALSEASSGSDAFALKTRAVDKGDHYELNGQKLWITNGNEAEIFIVFATIDPDAGYKGITAFIVEKSFEGFAVGKKEDKLGIRASSTTELILDGCKVPKENVLGEVGKGYKISIETLNEGRVGIGAQMLGIAQGAFEAAVKYTKEREQFGQAIGNFQAVQFQLAEMAVEIEATRLLVYNAARLKDAGKPFLKEAAMAKLYSSRCAEAVASKAIELFGGYGYVKDYPVEKFWRDSKIGAIYEGTSNMQLQTIAKLITK from the coding sequence ATGAATACAGCCACAGCAGCCGCATTATCAAACGTCGGATTGACCGTTTTGTCTGAGGAAGAAGAATTGTTTCGAGCTTCGGTTCGAGAATTTGCCGAGGGTGAGGTTCGCCCGCGTGTCGAGCAGATGGAGCACGCCTCGAAACTCGATCCAGACCTGATCAAACAATGTTTCGAGCTGGGCCTGATGGCGATCGAATCGCCCGAGGAATACGGCGGTGCGGGCTCAACGATCTTTAACGCGATCATCGCGATCGAAGAGATCGCCCGCGTCGACGCTTCGCTGTCAGTCTTTGTCGATGTGCACAACACGCTCGTGACTAACGCCTTCATGCGATGGGGAAACGATGACCTGAAAAAGAAGTATCTGACGCAAATGGCCGAATCGAAGGTCGGAGCATTCGCTCTATCCGAAGCAAGCTCCGGATCCGATGCGTTCGCGTTAAAAACCCGTGCTGTAGATAAAGGTGATCATTACGAACTAAATGGCCAAAAACTCTGGATCACTAATGGCAACGAAGCCGAGATATTTATCGTCTTCGCGACGATCGACCCTGACGCCGGCTATAAAGGCATCACGGCTTTCATCGTCGAAAAGAGCTTCGAAGGGTTCGCGGTCGGTAAGAAGGAAGATAAGCTCGGAATCCGCGCTTCATCCACCACTGAACTCATCCTCGACGGCTGCAAAGTGCCGAAGGAAAACGTTTTGGGCGAGGTCGGCAAAGGTTACAAGATCTCGATCGAGACCCTCAACGAAGGCCGCGTCGGCATTGGAGCCCAGATGCTCGGCATCGCTCAGGGAGCATTCGAAGCCGCCGTTAAATATACAAAAGAACGCGAGCAATTTGGCCAGGCGATCGGCAATTTTCAGGCGGTCCAATTCCAACTCGCCGAAATGGCAGTCGAAATCGAAGCGACACGCCTGCTCGTCTATAACGCAGCCCGTCTAAAAGACGCCGGCAAGCCGTTCTTAAAAGAAGCCGCCATGGCAAAGCTCTACTCGTCGCGCTGTGCTGAAGCGGTCGCGTCAAAAGCCATCGAGCTTTTCGGCGGCTATGGCTACGTGAAAGATTACCCGGTCGAAAAATTCTGGCGCGACTCTAAGATCGGAGCGATATACGAAGGCACGTCGAACATGCAGCTTCAGACGATCGCTAAATTGATAACGAAGTAG
- a CDS encoding flippase-like domain-containing protein: MTLCGIGVFAFLVYSIGFHEILEGVVRFGFAGFAVILSIYFVRICVRALAWKLSVHEPYYLSMRDTIPGVVIGEAMSSTLPLGILISGTSKAVAVRKQIPLVAGLSSVANENLFYSLVTGIYLIFGAIVMLRVSAVDEGVVWTINAMIVTLIVLILLGILMVIRQWHMASELCEMIYRRGFFKRILENGRLHVRLFENLIYGFYRRHPGRFIPICLLEAVYHVLGIAEVLYILSRLSGETASVMTAFLLESISRLVTIVFKLIPFNIGVDEAGAQFVGNAIALAAGVGVTLAIIRKGRILFWTAIGWLLITKRGLSFRELSQANTENAK; this comes from the coding sequence ATGACGCTTTGCGGAATTGGTGTTTTTGCGTTCCTGGTCTATTCGATAGGTTTTCACGAGATCCTTGAGGGCGTCGTGCGTTTTGGATTTGCGGGCTTCGCGGTGATCCTTTCGATCTATTTTGTCAGGATCTGTGTCCGCGCCTTGGCGTGGAAACTCTCGGTCCACGAGCCGTACTATCTGAGTATGCGCGACACGATCCCTGGGGTCGTTATTGGCGAAGCGATGAGCAGCACCCTGCCGCTTGGCATCCTCATCAGCGGAACCTCAAAGGCGGTCGCGGTACGCAAGCAAATACCGCTCGTCGCGGGCCTTTCGTCCGTCGCAAATGAGAACCTCTTTTACAGTCTGGTCACGGGTATTTATCTGATCTTTGGAGCAATAGTGATGCTCCGCGTTTCGGCTGTCGACGAAGGTGTGGTTTGGACCATCAATGCCATGATCGTCACGCTGATCGTCCTGATCCTTCTCGGGATCCTGATGGTCATCCGCCAATGGCACATGGCAAGCGAACTATGTGAAATGATCTATCGCCGGGGCTTCTTCAAAAGGATCCTCGAGAATGGACGGCTGCACGTCAGGCTCTTCGAAAATCTGATCTACGGATTCTATCGGCGTCATCCCGGCCGTTTTATTCCGATCTGCCTGCTTGAGGCCGTCTATCACGTACTCGGGATCGCCGAGGTTTTATACATCCTCAGCCGTCTGAGCGGTGAAACCGCCAGCGTCATGACTGCCTTTCTTCTCGAATCCATCAGCCGCCTCGTTACGATCGTCTTCAAGCTCATCCCGTTCAACATCGGCGTTGACGAAGCCGGAGCCCAATTCGTCGGCAACGCCATCGCCCTTGCAGCCGGCGTCGGCGTGACGCTTGCGATCATCCGCAAGGGCCGTATTCTGTTTTGGACGGCCATCGGCTGGCTCCTCATCACTAAACGCGGTCTTTCTTTTAGAGAATTGTCACAAGCAAATACTGAAAACGCTAAATAA